A region of Vespula vulgaris chromosome 1, iyVesVulg1.1, whole genome shotgun sequence DNA encodes the following proteins:
- the LOC127063888 gene encoding syntenin-1-like — MSFYPTLEDMKVDHMMKAQMQEESQYITPPSIEPMAPSAPVFDSSPSGPIYPSLGNYMGLELSNEIISNNLPEQTVSTNNRTGILAETSRISSGMIAPLSGQSLGLQRAQVTNGIRELTLCKDKDRKVGLRVHSVNNGIFVCLVSQDSPAALAGLRFGDQILSINDECIAGYTMDQVHKLFRNADVNGIKVVVRDRPFERTVTMHKDSSGSMGFQFKNGKIIALVRDSSAARNGLLIDHQILEINGKNVVGLKDKQITTEIDNGGYVITVTVIPSYIYDHMVKKMSTSLLKTLMDHSVPIV, encoded by the exons ATGTCTTTCTATCCGACTCTGGAAGATATGAAGGTGGATCATATGATGAAA GCTCAAATGCAAGAGGAGTCTCAATATATTACTCCGCCATCAATTGAACCTATGGCACCTTCTGCTCCTGTTTTTGATTCTTCTCCATCTGGCCCTATATATCCTTCTTTAGGAAATTATATGGGTTTGGAGTTAagcaatgaaataatttcaaacaatTTACCTGAACAAACTGTTTCTACAAACAAT agGACAGGAATACTTGCAGAAACATCCAGAATATCATCTGGTATGATAGCACCACTTTCTGGACAATCTTTGGGTCTGCAACGAGCACAAGTTACAAATGGGATTAGAGAG ctAACATTATgcaaagataaagatagaaaagtagGCCTAAGAGTGCATTCAGTAAATAATGGTATCTTTGTATGTCTTGTAAGTCAAGATTCTCCAGCTGCACTTGCAGGATTGCGTTTTGGTGATCAAATTTTAAGTATTAATGATGAATGTATAGCTGGTTATACAATGGACCAAGTGCACAAACTGTTTCGTAATGCTGATGTTAATGGTATTAAAGTTGTTGTGCGTGATAG accATTTGAACGTACTGTAACTATGCATAAAGATAGTTCTGGCAGTATGggatttcaatttaaaaatggaaaaataattgcaTTAGTAAGAGATTCTTCAGCTGCACGAAATGGATTATTAATTGATCACCAGATACTAGAAATTAATGGCAAG aaTGTGGTTGGGTTGAAGGACAAACAAATTACAACAGAAATAGATAATGGTGGATATGTTATTACAGTTACTGTAATTCCATCATATATTTATGACCACATGGTTAAAAA gaTGTCAACCagtttattaaaaacattaatgGATCATTCTGTGCCAATTGTATAA
- the LOC127063899 gene encoding zinc finger CCHC-type and RNA-binding motif-containing protein 1-like isoform X2 translates to MSGGIVPSKSTVYISNLPFSLTNNDIHQLLQSYGKIVKVTVMKDKITRRSRGVAFVLFLKPEDASSCAKGGRTIRSSIAVDNGRSTEFIRRRDYPDKSQCYECGEEGHLSYACSHNMLGPRDPPQKKVRIRKKSKTSVTHDTSYFDSDSDEGLRKSKKSKNIDNDDTDDNCSEIEMETLSAAIKQEQHLRELEQYKHKVATGQYDEKHTETVVRRKRYKENSYFSDEEDISE, encoded by the exons atgaGTGGAGGTATAGTGCCTAGTAAATctactgtatatatatcaaatttaccATTTTCATTAACAAATAATGATATACATCAACTTTTACAAAGTTACGGAAAGATAGTGAA AGTAACtgtaatgaaagataaaattacaCGACGTAGTCGTGGGGTTGCATTTGTGTTGTTTTTAAAACCAGAAGATGCTTCTTCGTGTGCAAAAG gTGGACGAACTATAAGAAGTTCTATAGCAGTTGATAATGGACGTAGCACAGAATTTATACGTCGTAGAGATTATCCAGATAAATCCCAATGTTATGAATGTGGAGAGGAAGGACATTTATCGTATGCCTGTAGTCATAATATGTTGGGACCAAGGGACCCACCACAAAAGAAAGttagaataagaaagaagagtaaaaCATCTGTTACTCATGATACTAGCTATTTTGATAGTGACAGTGACGAAGGTTTAAGGAAgtcaaaaaaatcaaagaacaTTGATAATGACGATACCGATGATAATTGTTCAGAAATCGAAATGGAAACATTAAGTGCAGCTATCAAACAGGAG cAACATCTTAGAGAACTAGAACAATATAAGCATAAGGTGGCAACAGGTCAATATGATGAGAAGCATACTGAAACAGTTGTAAGACGAAAACGATATAAAGAGAATTCATATTTCAGTGATGAAGAGGATATCAGTGAATGA
- the LOC127063899 gene encoding zinc finger CCHC-type and RNA-binding motif-containing protein 1-like isoform X1, giving the protein MSGGIVPSKSTVYISNLPFSLTNNDIHQLLQSYGKIVKVTVMKDKITRRSRGVAFVLFLKPEDASSCAKGLNNTQIGGRTIRSSIAVDNGRSTEFIRRRDYPDKSQCYECGEEGHLSYACSHNMLGPRDPPQKKVRIRKKSKTSVTHDTSYFDSDSDEGLRKSKKSKNIDNDDTDDNCSEIEMETLSAAIKQEQHLRELEQYKHKVATGQYDEKHTETVVRRKRYKENSYFSDEEDISE; this is encoded by the exons atgaGTGGAGGTATAGTGCCTAGTAAATctactgtatatatatcaaatttaccATTTTCATTAACAAATAATGATATACATCAACTTTTACAAAGTTACGGAAAGATAGTGAA AGTAACtgtaatgaaagataaaattacaCGACGTAGTCGTGGGGTTGCATTTGTGTTGTTTTTAAAACCAGAAGATGCTTCTTCGTGTGCAAAAGGTCTTAATAATACACAA ataggTGGACGAACTATAAGAAGTTCTATAGCAGTTGATAATGGACGTAGCACAGAATTTATACGTCGTAGAGATTATCCAGATAAATCCCAATGTTATGAATGTGGAGAGGAAGGACATTTATCGTATGCCTGTAGTCATAATATGTTGGGACCAAGGGACCCACCACAAAAGAAAGttagaataagaaagaagagtaaaaCATCTGTTACTCATGATACTAGCTATTTTGATAGTGACAGTGACGAAGGTTTAAGGAAgtcaaaaaaatcaaagaacaTTGATAATGACGATACCGATGATAATTGTTCAGAAATCGAAATGGAAACATTAAGTGCAGCTATCAAACAGGAG cAACATCTTAGAGAACTAGAACAATATAAGCATAAGGTGGCAACAGGTCAATATGATGAGAAGCATACTGAAACAGTTGTAAGACGAAAACGATATAAAGAGAATTCATATTTCAGTGATGAAGAGGATATCAGTGAATGA
- the LOC127063829 gene encoding AF4/FMR2 family member lilli-like isoform X3, with the protein MLIYGGYQDLRGSSPELWAFHFETESWHLLSSSESGPAARHKHSAVLHGDAMYIYGGMTDLQERSDCWRWDVNTASWFMLKNKPGPGPLHGHAACRLPSCMLIFGGESGGLATNELWRFHFGTETWEKLSVPGPKPQPRAESVALAVSELLIRGTSSDNPKPRLKNQRARLCNNRISPNEAPTRPSFLKEISKLSQINLSRLSHPTKCSYSVLSGQDDNEESPQEANTYYPFQQVDVEAVEPSMGMVKSRSANTLARRRQKPPETTTKTTEASNSNSNTGSGMTRDPISVPNFRALTLPTPVLTPVEAARLVFVDPDELSDSEEKKEPPTSRLIEVQEERRDFSSIHHACQPTRGESYSSHLYEAALQTPKTPTTAKIPTSASVRFADLEEGEESTSDYASIEARSPGDPLAEDDWPSNRKSKQLRAIVSSTTIREGQFGFCNPNYLGLDENRSHHHQHHHHHHHHHHHQQQQQQQQQQQQQQQQQQQDGKYAKMLNSPPDSVLEDEPGRSASQTFAELLELQEIRRIPRAPPKSLPLGSPSRRAVSASRAERQRAKVAANDGNDSGTPSYGPAPLYVFLVGGKEKGQVTVFARPVSLWKLQLAPHIF; encoded by the exons ATGCTCATATATGGAGGTTATCAAGATTTACGTGGTAGCTCTCCTGAATTGTGGGCTTTCCACTTCG AAACAGAATCGTGGCATCTATTATCATCCAGCGAAAGTGGCCCAGCTGCGAGACACAAACACTCAGCCGTTTTACATGGAGATGCTATGTATATTTATGGTGGTATGACGGATTTACAAGAGAGAAGCGATTGCTGGCGGTGGGACGTTAATACCGCTTCCTGGTTTATGCTGAAGAACAAACCTGGACCGGGTCCACTTCATGGTCATGCCGCTTGCAGACTTCCAAGTTGTATGTTGATCTTTGGTGGAGAGAGCGGTGGTCTCGCTACCAATGAACTATGGAGGTTTCATTTCG GTACAGAAACTTGGGAGAAACTATCTGTACCAGGACCCAAACCCCAACCCAGAGCAGAAAGTGTTGCCTTGGCAGTATCCGAGTTGTTGATTCGTGGTACCAGTAGCGATAATCCTAAACcaagattaaaaaatcaaagagcGAGATTgtgtaataatagaatatcaCCGAACGAAGCACCTACGAGGCCTAGTTTTCTTAAAGAAATCTCAAAATTATCGCAGATCAATCTGTCAAGATTGAGCCATCCAACCAAGTGTAGTTATTCCGTACTCAGTGGACAAGACGATAATGAGGAAAGTCCTCAAGAg GCGAACACGTATTATCCGTTTCAGCAAGTGGACGTAGAAGCCGTAGAACCTTCGATGGGGATGGTAAAGTCTCGAAGTGCCAATACCTTAGCTCGTAGAAGACAGAAGCCGCCGGAAACGACGACAAAAACAACCGAAGCTAGCAATAGTAACAGTAATACTGGCAGTGGCATGACCAGAGATCCTATTTCGGTGCCAAATTTTCGAGCTTTAACGTTACCAACACCAGTACTAACACCCGTGGAGGCAGCTAGATTAGTTTTCGTTGATCCAGACGAGTTGAGCGATAgcgaggagaaaaaggaaccACCTACCTCGAGACTGATCGAAGTTCAGGAAGAAAGGAG AGATTTTTCTTCCATACATCACGCTTGTCAACCAACGAGAGGCGAAAGCTACAGTTCTCATCTTTACGAAGCAGCCCTTCAAACTCCAAAGACACCAACTACGGCTAAAATACCAACTTCAGCATCGGTCAGATTTGCTGACCTAGAAGAAGGCGAGGAATCAACGTCGGATTACGCGAGTATTGAAGCAAGAAGTCCGGGTGATCCCTTGGCTGAAGACGATTGGCCTTCAAATAGAAAATCCAAACAGTTACGTGCTATCGTTAGTTCGACGACGATACGTGAAGGCCAATTTGGCTTTTGCAATCCAAATTATTTAGGTTTGGACGAGAACAGAagtcatcatcatcagcatcatcatcatcatcatcatcaccatcatcatcaacaacaacaacagcagcagcagcagcaacaacaacaacaacagcaacaacaacaagacgGGAAATACGCTAAAATGTTGAACAGTCCACCTGATAGCGTGTTGGAGGATGAACCTGGCAGGTCAGCCTCGCAAACATTCGCTGAACTTCTTGAACTTCAAGAGATCAGAAGGATTCCCAGAGCACCACCTAAAAGTTTACCTTTGGGCTCACCCTCCAGACGAGCCGTTAGTGCCTCTAGGGCCGAAAGGCAAAGGGCTAAGGTCGCAGCTAATGATGGAAATGACTCGGGAACACCTTCTTACGGACCTGCGCCTTTATATGTCTTCTTAGTTGGTGGTAAAGAAAAGGGTCAGGTCACCGTCTTTGCTAGACCTGTCTCCCTCTGGAAGTTGCAGCTAGCACCGCACATTTTTTAG